A window of Daphnia pulicaria isolate SC F1-1A chromosome 4, SC_F0-13Bv2, whole genome shotgun sequence genomic DNA:
GTCCACGTCAACCCAACTGTTTAAGTCGTAATTGTGCTGAattctttctttaaatttttgattttgctgATCCTCTTCCTTGgcaatttgacatttttcgaTTTGATGGCGACTGAATTCCTCTTCAtcgattgattcaattttcatttcatttccatgCGCATTTAATGGTTGATTTACAGGAAGAAACTCTTCCTCCGCATCTTTATTACTTGAAGTTAATATTTCCATTATTTCCGATTGCCTGTCCTCTTCTTTAAACATATCCGccaatttcttttgagtttCCGTGTCCAGTTTCTTGATGATTTCATTTAATGTTTTCGTCGTCTTGTCCGGCCGGTAATTTTCCTCATCCCAGAAGACAGAGTCCCACATTTTGTCGCATTGGTTTTTTATGGTTGTCTTGGACGTGACTAGTAAAtcctttaaaatattaaaaattttaatttccgagTCCGGAGACACGACCTCGTAGTCGTCGAATGTATCCATTCGAATCTTGGTGGCCATTTCCGCCAACATTTTCCTCTCGTCGTTGGCTGTCAGAAAAACCTCTTTTTCGTTTCCAAATTTCTGTATTAGAGTAGTGACCATTTGACCGGAAGTGATGCTGTCGATGGTGATGGTCGTCTGTTTGGTTTGCGATTTCTGCGGTGACAAACTGTAGAGGATTTTCAAATGGTCAAATTGTTCAGGATTAGATGGCATTTCATTGGCCAGTCCGTCACAAACTTTCTGGTCATAACACGACAGAGAAAGCTTCAGGGTCTTGCTCCTGTCATAATTCGTCCACACTGGCGATAAAGAATAATCTGCTGTTGGTATGTTGCTCGTGAGAATGACCTTCTCCAAGGGAATGACTCTCACTGTATTGGATTTAATATCATGGCCGAAAATTTCTTGCAAATGGTTCACAACTTTATTTTGTACTTTGTCGTTCCACATTTCAATGCGAAATCTCATTTCTGATTGCTTTGTGACGTTGTTGTATATACTAACGGCAGTTTTGTGATCCAATAGCGCAATTGGagaatagaaatattttttgtcgCTAGCAGTTGCTTTGTGATTATTGGTGTGTTCGTACATTTCAATGAGAAAGTTGCCATAGTCCATGGAACTTAACGGATCCGGTGAAATTTGCAGTTTCGcccaagaagatgaaaaatcgGGTCCGTTTGATTGGCAAGTACAACAAAAAGCAAATCCCAAAATGATGGTGAGTATAGACCTTATCGGAGTTTTTGCCATTTTGAGTCAAAACGTGTGTACAAAAATAGTTGGGGGagaaatttgtgtttttaattgcaattcAATTTATATAAAAGTATTTTTCGAACTAATTCTATgtcaattaaataaaatttcgataAAAATGTCTATCGCTTGATACGTGGAGACAAAATTGGTTTTACTTACACGTCTGTATGTGAATTTTCAAACTGAATAGGGACTCACAATTTACTTGGTATTTATTCATAATTATTGAGGCAGACTCATTCGACTTGGATGTTGACAGAGTCTCGCAGTGCATGCATTTACGCGATTAAAGTTCAGACGACTATAAAGTATAGACAGTAGTGTAATTTGATATCTTTGCGGGTCAAAGCATTCGGGATAtgctaacaaattttttatctttttaaacgatacacagaaaaaagataagagaaaatctgaaatgcaacaaatttcAATCCAAAATCAGTGTGGCACATATAAATAAAGCTGCGTAGATCttcaaaaacaataaaaaaatgtaaaaagtaaaataaaaatcacgaaatcaaatatttaaaaaaattagttgtACCGGTCAATAACAGATGGCGTTTTACTTCAGACGACAAGAAATTTCTGTTTACATCATGGTGATGCACTGATgcagtttgaaaaattttattgttgaatTCATGCCAACATCTCTCGCGATAATATTGCCACACGAATAAATGGAtaccagaaaaaaagagcccGAATCTTATGTCACGTACGGGACTCCTCTTGATCCACTCGAGGAAGGTGTGTATGCTATATGCTAACAGTTGGAGTAATCTGGTTGCAAACGGTGTGGTTCTTACTAAATTTGTTCTCGTTTTACTAAATTAGATGATTTAGCAGCGAAGAAACCAATTCGTATTGAAGATCAAGAAGTGAGGGATGAAAATGGCAGAAGAAGATTTCATGGCGCCTTCACTGGTGGTTTTTCGGCGGGTTACTACAATACTGTTGATACTAAGGAAGGATGGAGGCCTGCTGAGTTTAAATCCTCCAGAAGTGACAGGCAAAAGAAGGAACAGAAACCACAAGATTTTATGGATGAAGAAGATCTTGGAGCCTTTGGTATAGCACCTCAAGTGCTAAGAGCTAAAGACGACTATGGTGAAGGACATGTGTCACGAAAACGTTTAAGACCTGTCTTTGCAACAGCTGGAGCTATTCCAGGTAACATTTTATACCTCTACTGTAAACAGTAAACATAAAGTCAATTGTTTATTCATTCTTTAGGTTTGCCAGCGTTGCACAACTTGCTTCATCCAATCAAAGACACAATTGGAATAAAGCTTTTACGATCCATGGGATGGAAACCAAATCAGGGTGTTGGACAGAGATTGAccaaaaaagcaaagaaagaaagaaggaaaagacatGAAGAGACTAGAAGATACGGCTGTGGCATGCCACCTGCATTGAACCAGGGAGAGCAGCAAAAAAGTGATGGAGAGAGTGGTGATGATTCTGACGAACAATTGTACGCCCCCGACGACGTACCTTCCTTCGTAGTCAAACCGAAAACCAACATGTTTGGTCTTGGCTACTCGGGACTGATGCCTCATCATTCAACCGCTGCTGTTGCTCCAAAAAGTGGATTTGTACTTTTCGAGCCGACCTTAAAGCTGACGGAtcggaaaaagaaacttcAAATTGCCGGCCAAGCTTTTGGTGTTGGGGCTTTCGAAAACGAAGATGAAGACATTTACACTAAAGATGATATGTCACAATACGACTTTGAATTGGGAGGtgtgaaaaccaaaaagaaaaattctcagATGCTGGCCTTACCGTGTTCAGATATCCTTGATGGCTTCGTTCGAGCAGCGAGAAATGAACCCATTCACAAACGTTACCCTGCTCCTGTTATTCCAAAGGATTTCGTGCCTATTCACCGCAGTATCAACTCAAGATTCGACCTGAAACCCGTCACTCAAGCTGAGCTGAGAGGATTGGGCAGACACGATCTCAATGCCCATCAAAGAGCCGCCATTCTCAACGATGTTTTGAGTATGCCTCCTGAAACCCAACAGGCGTCTGAACCACCTAAAGCAGAGCCACCGGTTCCGTTGACTCCTGCAGAAGTCGTTGCTCAGGCATTAATTCAAATCAAGAAGAATATCGCAGCACAACAAGAGAAATCTGGCCAAGTCGTCCAGCAAGAAGCAGAACAGAAAGTTAAACTTTCTTTAGTTAAATCTGCACCAGTAGTCGACCCTGATAAAGAAGCAAAAGTTACTAAATTGAAGGCTTTTATCGAAAGTTCTCGGACTATTTCATCTTTCCAGCCCTTCGCGAGAGATATGGACAAACAGTACAGATTCGAGGCCTTCTGTATTctctccaaaaataaaagactcgaagaattccatcttctccagcCAGATAGTATGACGGCTTGGGAACGTGAACGTGAAGAGGTAATGGGAAATAATGATTATACCAACACAATTGTGTAACTGATTTCTTATGTTTAGGTCGAGTTTGATAGGTCCCTGACGCTTTATCGGCCATTGACTGCCACAATGCAAAATCGATTCACTTCAGGTGGTCACGTCGAGGAGAATATTCAAGGCGGCTTGGTAGCACAGATTGAATCTTTTCTACCACAAGAAACTCCTCAACCTAAAAAGATTCCGGTCGTAAAAGATCCAGCCAAGCAAGCAGCACTCCGGAAGCATTTTGGGCCACTTACTCGGAAACGAATTCAATGGAAACCTGATCGTTTGCTTTGCATTCGGTTTAATGTCCCGAATCCTTTTCCTAGGTGTGTTTATATTTGTCAAGTTTGTTTTAtcaattattattcaaaattatttcctcATTTAGTGCCGGAGATGCTCAAGATTCAGCTAAATTTGTTGCTAAAGGCACGTCTGGATCCAAGTTTTCCATCTTTGATGTGCTGAATGCAGTACCGCAAGCCGGTCCCTCATTCATGTCGTCTGGCTACGAGAATATTCCTTCAGGTCCAGTTCAAGGACCAGCCAACAAAGTTCAAGAACTCGAATGGGATAAAGCTGAAAGAGGAGAGTTGGAAGAGAAAGCCGAACCAGATCTCGTCCCAGATGTTGGCCCGTCTGAGGAAATTAAGGAAGAAACAAACCCAGTGGAAGTTCCTTACGAACGTCCTCCAATGGATGTCTTTAAAGCCATTTTCGCTGACACTGAttcagaagacgaagaagaagaggaagaaaaggaagataaAGAAGACGTTCAAACTAGCAAGAAGAATGAACAACCAAAGCCACCAGTCGTTGAAGATATTGACGATGATGCCTATGGTCCCCGATTACCAGTCTCCAGTGGTTCAAACAAGGTGGCAGTTGTTAATTTAGCTGCAAGTCAGGAAGCCAGCAGCCACGTTGAATGGGTGGAACgcaaaaaggaagagaaaaagaagaaagacaagaaggataagaagaagaagaagagtaaaaagaagaaagataaaaagagcAAGAAACGAAAGAGACGCCATTCCGATGTCAGTTCGAGCAGCAGCGATGACGAAGTGGATGACGTTgaaatattaaagaaaattgttgcactgaagaaaatgcaaaaactttaaatacattttaattttcctgACGTTCGATACAAACCAATATCGCGTGtattaattaatcaaatggTTGAGATCCTCTCAATATCCTTTTTAACTTTTCATGAttagtttaattatttttcaccaCTTTCCCCACAAGCTACACAGTTTCCGTGAAATCCAACAAGAAGCGGACAGCTGGGCACTCTTTTCCTTGGTCTTGTCTTCGATTGCAGATTGAGTATTTTCCTaccaatgaaaaattttccagAATCCCTTTGGTAGATCCTTGGCAACCGCGCATGGTAGAAGAGCAGACAGCTGATCCACCAAAGTGTCTTATAACCAATCTTCTGTCATCACTGCTTGTTTCGGCGACCTATCTGTTCTCATCCAATCTTCCGGGAATACGGCGTGATGGCTTTCAGTATATCATCGACGGAACATCTCGTCGTAAAGGTAAGCTACTCTTTCTTGTTGATTTTTGGGTAAAAATGTGTGGCAGCAGAGTTACATGAGTAAAGGCAGAAAGGTTGTTAACTAAACCAAGAGTAATTACGAATTTGGTCTTCTTAACTTCTTTTCTGAACGTAGATTGATCTGTTTGTCACGCCGCCTTTTTATCACACACTATTGCATTTTGTCTTTAGACTGTCCATTTTTGTCAGGCAATTCCCATTTCCTGATATTGTATGCCCGACATAGTTTGGTTTTGAGGAACAATAGAACAAAGTTTGAAGGTTGAGGTCGTTCAGGGTCGAACAGAGGAATCTGAAATATGTTTTTAGTGTAGCATAATAGAATTAACAGTCTGTTGAATTGACCAGTTGGACATAGTAGACCAAACTGCCTCCAACTTGTCCACTCATGACTCATTGATTCTTTTTAGCGTTTTCCGATacgattttgataaaaaggcTGTTTTGTCGAAAAAATCACTGACTCAAAATTTTCGAATCGGCGGGCCTGTCCGGACAGTTCGGTTAAGATCATGCATGCCAATAATGCCACTAGAGAATATATTTTGCGTTCTTAACGAAGGAATGAGCACACAATGCCGCGAGCTGATTGAGAAACTGCCAATATGACGGCAATATGATCGAAATTGCACTGTTTGCTTCACTTTCACCACTGATGTAGGCCACCCAATCCTTGATGTCACGACGTGTTATAGCGTAGCTCGAAGACTATGACAGCACTAAccaatagaaatagaaaaatctgttCTAGTATTTATCCGTCGgttgtttttcctcttttaattCGAGATGCGGAAGGCGTCCGTCTTTTCAGTCTGCTGACCTTCCCTACGTTCAATGCTGCGTCATCTTTTGTCAGGATCAAAATTTCCGCTTGAGCTTTCACTCGAGACgtcattgaattattttttcaaacagcAGGGATCTCTTTCCTGATTGCCCTTCTACACGACACTCGGGCGATTCGATCTGTCACTCTAATCCAGTCGCTTGAAACTGATGGATAGCTGTGTTAAAGCTTTAGTGTATTATTTTCGTAATTTCCCACGTTTCCTTCCGTTACGGGGTTTGACTTGGTTTTGGTTTCAATCTCCCCACAAATTGcaagaaaagtaaagaaaaagtgtTGGTTCTTAGCGCCTCATTGACACTAGTTCTGCGAAAACAAAGGACATTATTCCAACCTCTGAGAATTAAATTCTGGAATAATCTACTTACAAAAACATTGGCATCTCAACTCGCAATCAGCTCATTAAAAGCTTCGTTTTCCGTCCTAAGTGAGAactagtgtttttttttttgttgcgccGCAGCTGTCTGTTTATTGATATGGAAATTTACCAAACAGGAAGCGGAAGAAACGCGCTACGAACTCACGCCAGCGCGCTGAACTGATGTTTGACCTCAACTCTGCTGGATAATGTCTTGGCACCTGATACAAATCCCTAAAAGTCTAAAGCCGACTTGTTGGCAATGACAATATTGCTAGACCGGTTCAAAGCCATGTTTATTTACGAGGAGTCTTAGTGAAAGtctcttgactttgttatttaacacaatctaaaagtaatttatttttggcAATGAGTCATGTTTGTTTCaacgttcttttttaaaacatttgcttttctgtttttggttttttctttagtcGGCAAATACGGACGACGATGCCTTAAGTTGGAATTTGCATTTCGGGTGCAACGCTTTCACCACCGACAATTGTGACGTATTCATTCTGATTCGcgccatttttgaaaatgtcgcAAACATCCGCTTTTCTGGCGAAGTTTGCGTAGATTTTAGCACGAATTTTTGCCGTTACTAAACAAGAGTAGCACAAGGATAGAATCAATTTAGGGTTGTTGCCCAATCGTAATTAAATTGCCCAATCGTGTTACCCCCTTTacctaataaaaataattagtttaaatttattaagtgTATTGACGTAGTTGTCGGGGGCAAgggaaatttccttttccccGGCATCAGAATTTCAtaggcttttcttttttccgagATTATCCTTGAGTATAATCTATGCCTTGGGATTTCAAGGATAGCGGGAGTTAAGTCCAAGATGGTGTCAACTTTTTCAAGAAATATGAATAATAACTTTAACACCTCTCTAAAAGGGTGCGGTATTGTTCAGAAAGATAAACCACGGAAATTGCagttttccaaaaaaagaaggccgaaatatgaaaaaaatgcctgaaaacatttttcaatttggttCAAGGAGTCGTTGCTGGTATCTCGCCCAG
This region includes:
- the LOC124336056 gene encoding uncharacterized protein LOC124336056 isoform X5, with the protein product MAKTPIRSILTIILGFAFCCTCQSNGPDFSSSWAKLQISPDPLSSMDYGNFLIEMYEHTNNHKATASDKKYFYSPIALLDHKTAVSIYNNVTKQSEMRFRIEMWNDKVQNKVVNHLQEIFGHDIKSNTVRVIPLEKVILTSNIPTADYSLSPVWTNYDRSKTLKLSLSCYDQKVCDGLANEMPSNPEQFDHLKILYSLSPQKSQTKQTTITIDSITSGQMVTTLIQKFGNEKEVFLTANDERKMLAEMATKIRMDTFDDYEVVSPDSEIKIFNILKDLLVTSKTTIKNQCDKMWDSVFWDEENYRPDKTTKTLNEIIKKLDTETQKKLADMFKEEDRQSEIMEILTSSNKDAEEEFLPVNQPLNAHGNEMKIESIDEEEFSRHQIEKCQIAKEEDQQNQKFKERIQHNYDLNSWVDVDKISSKIAGKMTNDSDSSRWIEILKGDVKKLLQESRDHVQWDGEKFVAKLLQLTSISLHKFRDSESFQDQVHDRNVVVRYTNAELSSSIKFKEHTESIATDEWNNLKDELRANSQRLGHELKIAEDKLRKELRETSSVKASAEELNNLRHELRATSNKLETTIENLASARLELSGTKSIIADLTTKLNNSTREIVDIGEMPTSCEDLQRIGHTLSGFFLVKGSMKMETVYCNFYSDGYARQELIGYADVKSTPVYFYVQRKAHYETHWFTAMHTPITYELTQMNEGNAMDLPSGKFTAPRPGIYFFSFTALVRFPSSFLLVRFGVGLYLNVNRIGLAFVEEYYTADGQNDQVTIQSTLKLKTGDQVWVQIDSMSWGVALTDYDDQYTHFTGFMLEEEIVASS
- the LOC124336074 gene encoding G patch domain-containing protein 1 homolog, producing the protein MDTRKKEPESYVTYGTPLDPLEEDDLAAKKPIRIEDQEVRDENGRRRFHGAFTGGFSAGYYNTVDTKEGWRPAEFKSSRSDRQKKEQKPQDFMDEEDLGAFGIAPQVLRAKDDYGEGHVSRKRLRPVFATAGAIPGLPALHNLLHPIKDTIGIKLLRSMGWKPNQGVGQRLTKKAKKERRKRHEETRRYGCGMPPALNQGEQQKSDGESGDDSDEQLYAPDDVPSFVVKPKTNMFGLGYSGLMPHHSTAAVAPKSGFVLFEPTLKLTDRKKKLQIAGQAFGVGAFENEDEDIYTKDDMSQYDFELGGVKTKKKNSQMLALPCSDILDGFVRAARNEPIHKRYPAPVIPKDFVPIHRSINSRFDLKPVTQAELRGLGRHDLNAHQRAAILNDVLSMPPETQQASEPPKAEPPVPLTPAEVVAQALIQIKKNIAAQQEKSGQVVQQEAEQKVKLSLVKSAPVVDPDKEAKVTKLKAFIESSRTISSFQPFARDMDKQYRFEAFCILSKNKRLEEFHLLQPDSMTAWEREREEVEFDRSLTLYRPLTATMQNRFTSGGHVEENIQGGLVAQIESFLPQETPQPKKIPVVKDPAKQAALRKHFGPLTRKRIQWKPDRLLCIRFNVPNPFPSAGDAQDSAKFVAKGTSGSKFSIFDVLNAVPQAGPSFMSSGYENIPSGPVQGPANKVQELEWDKAERGELEEKAEPDLVPDVGPSEEIKEETNPVEVPYERPPMDVFKAIFADTDSEDEEEEEEKEDKEDVQTSKKNEQPKPPVVEDIDDDAYGPRLPVSSGSNKVAVVNLAASQEASSHVEWVERKKEEKKKKDKKDKKKKKSKKKKDKKSKKRKRRHSDVSSSSSDDEVDDVEILKKIVALKKMQKL